Below is a window of Janthinobacterium lividum DNA.
GAGCGGGCCCAGTTGCTGGACCGCTGCCACTCGGCATTGCAAGCGGGTATGCACATCAGCTTGCACTCGGACCATTTCGTCTCGCCACTGGGCCCCTTGCGCATGATGGAGCAGGCGGTGTTCCGCACCATGGAAGGTGCGCCAGGGAAAGAGGTACTGAATCAGGAAGAGCGGCTCAGCCGGATAGCGGCATTGCGTGCCGTCACGCTCGATGCCGCCTGGCACTGCCACATGGATCATCTGGTCGGCTCGCTGGAAGCTGGCAAGCGGGCTGATCTGGTAATTCTTGCGCAAGATCCGCTGGACGAGACCGTGCGCAAGATCCGCGACATCGTAGTGGAGGAAACCTGGCTGGCAGGGGTGAGGGTGCATAGCAAGAGCACTTAACTGAGTCCGCCATCCCCAATGGCTGCCTGCTGCCATTGGGGAGAAACGCCCATGCGGGCGCGTTTCAAGGGGCGAGTGTCAAGCTCAGGCCAGCTTGCGCTTGCCTGCGGACACGCGGTTCCAGCCATAGCCGGCGACGATGATGGCCAGGATGGCCGCTTGCGCCAGCAAGGTTTCCAGGGTCGGCAGGATGCCCAGAAGATCAATGCGCATGAAATCGACGGGGGTAACGCCGACCCAGCCCGCTTCTTGCAGCGCGGCCACGCCTTTGCCCATCAGGATGACGGCCAGCACGGCCACGAAGGCGGAGGTCAGCGAGAAGAATTTGCCGATCGGCATGCGCGCGCTGGTGCGCAGCAAGGCCCAGGCAATCACGACCAGCAGCACGATGGCCACCAGGAAGCCGCCCAGCAGGGCGCCGCCATTGCCGTCCGCCGCCAGGGCGGAATAGAACAGCACGGTTTCAAAGACTTCGCGGTAGACGGCGATGAAAGCCAGGGCGAACAGTCCCCAGGCGGAGCGCCGGCTCATCGCCGCCGTGAGTTTCTCGTGCAGGTATTCCTGCCAGCGCCCGGCGCTGCTCTTCTGGTGCATCCACAAGCCCACGCTGAGCAGGACCAGGGCCGCAAACACGGAACCAAGACCCTCGCTCACTTCGCGGCTGGCGCCACTGATGGTCACCAGATACGTTGCCGCCACCCACGTCAGGCCGCCTGCCACCAGCGCGCTGGCCCAGCCAGCATGCACGTAGGGCAGCACATCGTTGCGCTTGGCCTTGCGCAGGAAGGCGATGATGCCGATCACGATCAGCAGCGCTTCCACGCCTTCGCGCAGCAAGATGGTCAGGGCGCCGATAAAGGTCGTCATCGGCTCGGCCTTGGCGTCGCCCAGTTCCGCTTCCACGTGGGTAAACAGTTGCTGCAGCTTTTCGCCCGCCGCATCGGCATCGGCCACCGTGCCCTTGGCAACGGCGGAACGGTAAGCCAGCATGGCGTTTTCCACCGCCAATAGCAGCGATTTGTTGCGCGCGCCGACCATCGGCTCGATCGGCTCGAAGCCGTCCAGGTAGGCCGACAGGCCTAGGCGCGTGGCGCCCACGCGGTCGCCAGCGTGCATGGCGGCAAGGCTTTCCGCCAGGCGCAGACGCGACAGGGCCAGGCCGGCCGGCTTGTGCGCCTCGGCCATGCCAGGGTTGCTGCGCAAGTACGCCGTCAGCGCTTGCGCCTCTTCCGCGCCCAGCTTGGCGGCAGCCGCTTCCTGCGTCAGGGTCGTCACGGCAGCCAGGTCCGCGTACAGCTTCTTGGCCCGTGGATCGTCCTGCCACAGCTTTTCGCCGCGCGCGCTTGCCGCCGCATCGTGCGACATGCCGCCAATATAGAAAGCCAGGTCCCAGCGTTCGTTTTCGGACAACTGGCCGAAACTGGCCATCGACGTGCCGGCCACGCCTTGCGAAATGACCTGGTACAGCGCCATCAGACTGCGCGACTGCGCCCGTTCACCGTCCGTGAAGGCGATCGGTTTCGGTTCCAGGCTGGCCGCCAGCGGACCATCGCCGCCGCCGGCCACGCCGTGGCAAGAAGCGCACTGGGCCGCATACAGGGCCGCGCCGCGCGCCAGGTTGGGCAGCACTTTCGGCGCCACGGGAATCGGGTAGGCGGCAATCAGCAAGCCGTTCGCATGGTGCGCCAGGCGCTTGACTTCCACACCATCCGCCTTGGCGACGACGGCCGCGCGCAAGTCGGCGATGGCGGCGGCAATGGCCGCTTTCGAAGCGTGGGCGGGCAGGGCGGCGATCTGCGTCGTCGCGTTGTCCGTGAAGTCGAGCATTTCCGCGTATTCCGCCTCGCTGACCACTTTGCCGTGCTCGACGGCGCCGCTGTAATCGACGGCAACGTAATCAATCAATTGCCACAACTGCTTGGCGCCGGCGTCCTGGTCGGCCACTTGCGCTTGTGCGCCTCCGGCCAGCAACAGGCTGGCGGCCACGAGCGGATAGCATACGAGCCATTTCTTGATAGAACTGAACATGATTCTCATTCTCATTTGTCGTTAACCCGGCGACTATAGGACAGACCGTGCGGGGTGTCAACGGCGCACGGGCGTGCGCGTACGGCCCCGGTCAGTATTCTTGACCAGGGCAACGTGCCTGGAGAGTGGAACGAGGGGGAATGAAGACTATTGCTTCGATGCCGGTTTGGCGTACAGACCCCTGGCCAAGCCATTGTCCGCATCGTCCACTTTCAGGCCACCCTTGACGACGCGCAAGTCCAGCTTCTGGAAGGCCTGGCCTTGCAGCCACTGGCGGTCGGTGACGGCGAATGCGGCGAGGCGTTCCTGTGCGCGCTCGGGTGGGACGGCCAGCCATTGATAGTCGGCCTTCGAGCCCTGGCGGCGCAAGCCGGCGCGCACCCAGCGTTCCGACGCCGGCATGCGGACGATGGCGTCGCCGTTCGCCACGCTGACGGCCGTGGCCGTCTTGCCGCTTTGCGCTTCGAACTTCACTTCCACGCCGGCCATCGGCCCCAGCTGGGGGAAACCGACGATGGCCACCCACGCTCCCGCTTCGGCGGGTTTCTGGATGCGCATTTCCGATTCCTCGAATACGCGAAACTGCGGCTCCTTGCCGCCGTTGCCCGCCACCAGGGTCACCATGTCGCCGGCAACGCGCCACTCGCCGCTGGCTTGCTCGTCGGTATTGCCATAACTGAGCATCCATTCGAACTTGCCGTCCTTTTTCAGCAGCAGTTCGGAGCCCACTTCCATGACGCCTTGCAGATAATAGTGTCCGGGCAGTGTAGGCGCAGCCTCGTCGGCCGCGCTGGCCTGAAACGGCCAGGCGAGGGCGGCGCAGGCCAGCAGGCGAAAGAGCAAGATTTTCATTGGTGTGTCCTCTTTGTGTCCTTTATGATATGCCATCATAGCAACATCATTCCCGTGCCGTCGCGCACCAGGACACACCTTGCAGCCGCCAGCCAGCGTGCCACTCAGTTGCGACTCAATTGCGGCTGAAATCGAGCACCACGCGCGAGGCAACCTTGCCTTGCTCCAGCCGGCTGAAAATTTCATTGATGGCCGACAGCGGCTGCAATTCGATGCCGGCTTTGACCTTGCCAGTGGCGGCGAAGGCGAGCGCCTCGGCCATGTCCTGGCGCGTGCCGACGAAGGAGCCGCGTATCGTCACGCAATTGGCGACCACATCGAACAGTGGCGTCGGGAAGTCGCCTGGCGGCAAGCCCACGAGCACGCACGTGCCGCGCTTGCGCGTCATCGCCACGCCTTGCTGGAAGGCGTCGATCGACGGCGCCGTGATCAGCACGCCGTGGGCGCCGCCGCCCGTCGCTTCGCGCAAAGCCGCAACGGGGTCGCCCTGGCGGGCATTGATGGTCACTTCGGCGCCCAGGGCGCGCGCGTGCTCCAGCTTGCCTTCATCGATATCGACGGCCGCCACGCGCAAGCCCATCGCCAGCGCATATTCGATAGCCAGGTGGCCCAGTCCGCCGATGCCGGACACGGCCAGCCACTGGCCCGGCCGCGCCCCCGTTTCCTTGATGCCCTTGTAGCTCGTTACGCCGGCGCAGATGATGGGCGCCGCTTGCACGGCCGACAGTCCCGCCGGAATATGGGCGACGTAGCGCGGGTCGGCCAGGATGTACTCGGCAAAGCCGCCATTCTTGGTGTAGCCGCCAAACTGCGCCTCGGCGCAGACGGTTTCCCAGGCTGCCAGGCAATGTTCGCAATGGCCGCACGCCGAGTAGAGCCAGGGCACGCCGACCCGGTCGCCCAGCTGCACCTCGGTCACGCCCGTGCCCACGGCCACCACCAGGCCGATGCCTTCGTGGCCGGGAATGAACGGCGGTGACGGCTTGACGGGCCAATCCCCGCGCGCCGCATGCAAGTCCGTGTGACAAACGCCGCAAGCTTCCGTCTTGACGAGGATCTGTCCGGGACCGGGCACCGGTACGGGAACCTCGCGCAGCACCAGCGGCTGGCCCAGTTGCTCGACAACTGCGGCTTTCATGGTAGTGGGTATCATGTTATTCCTTATGAAGTTGGTCATGCGTGGTGCAGGGCGCAGGCGCGAGCGCAGGGCTGGGGACAAGGCACGTAGTGTGGATTGTTGCGCCAGTCAAGCGCTCTGCCATGGTCTATTCGACAGAGCCTTGCGCATGCTCATATTCTGCTGCACACAGTAGGAAAATTGATTGATCTACATCAATGAGTACCGGCACGACGGTGAGGATGCCAGGTATATCCGTACGCCGGCAGCCTTCTACGGGACATAGTCAGACCGGGGCATTGATGCGTTTGTCCAGCGGTCTCTCGTTGAGCGCATCGGCGGCCCGGTCCACGAATTGCCTGACGTCGCCCACCTCGGCAAACAAGCCGGCATAGGCCGCCCGAATCAGCACCGTGCACTGCTCGAATTTCGCAAGCTGCGACAAGCCTTCCTCAGTGGGCTTAAATAGCCGTCGCCGGCCATCATTGTCATCGTTCTGATACTGTATGAGGCCCAGACGGAGCAGCTTGGGTATCTTTTGCATGACCAGCTGGTGCGAATGTCCGAGTTCGCGCGCCAGATCCGAGGCGGAGGCCGTGCCGAGCGTGGCAAGAACAGTCATCAGCGAACACGAACGAACGGGGATAACGATCCCCATCGTATCGAAGACCGTCTTGGATTGCTCAGCGATCAGGACGCTCAGCCGCTCGACAGCGCGGCCGAGAAACACGGTGTCATCGATCGCGGCCGGGTGAGGTGTTCCCTTAGTCAAGGCGCTTGTACCTCTGGATGCTGCCGTCCTTGTTCACGCGTTCCAGCGCCGTCACTTTTCCGCGCAAAGCGTTCAAGCGGTATCGAAAATCGGACACGCCTTCCACCGCGAACAGATCGGGACCGATCGGCTCAAGCGCGACCCGAAACCGGTCACGCCAGATATAGTAGAGCGTGCCATTGTCCAGGATGAGCTGGCGGCCTTCATATTTTCCGGCGGCTTTCGTCAGCATCCCCGCATCGACGCGCGGGCGCTCGATGGCTGCTGTCAAGCTCGGCAGCAGCCAGGCAAATTCGCTTCGCCTGGCGTCATCGGTCTTCGCCAGATTTTCAAGCGCCAGCTTGTGCGCCAGAGGCAGCGCGCGAATAGAGGGGCTAGGGATATCGGGTTGCACGCCGGTTCCTTCGAAATCGCCATGGTCCACGGGATCCTGGATCTGGCCGATCGGCACTTGCACGAAAAAATCGTCGTTGATCGGCTTGCGTGCAACCGGATGCGCACCGCCGGCGGTCCGCTCTCCGATCAGTGTCGCTCGCCCGAGCTTCTTCAGCGCATAGGAAAACCATTCTGCGGAGGAGAACGACGTGGAGCCGGTCAGGATATAGACCGGCTTGTCCACCATGCGCTTGCCCGGCAGGCCAGGCAGCACCCATTGCCCGCGCTGGATACGCTTGCCATCCTCATTGTAATAGTAGTCGAAGAGCAGCTGATCTTTCTCGCTGGAGAAGAAATAGCTCGCTAGAAATTGCGCCATTTCCAGATGTCCGCCATTGTTATAGCGCAAATCGATGATAAGGGCATCCGTATTGCCGACGAAGCGCATAACGGACGCCGCGGTATCATAGGCAAGTTCCGGATCGGCAAAATAGCTGAAGCGTATATAGCCGATATTTCCCGTCAGGCGAGCGACCTCATCGAAACCGAAATTGCTCTCTTCCAGCGTGCTCAATTCTTCTTTCCGTATCTTGGTCTTGAGCGCCGGGGTGGCCTTCGCCTTGAATTCCGCGATCCATTTTGCGTCGGCACCCACGAAGAAATGCAGGTCGCCGCTGACTTTGATGAGATCGTCGGTCAGCTTGCTCGCAAACTCGGCCTTCGTGGTCGCCGAGTCATAATCTCCCTTTTTCAGGCGCTCCTGAAGCACCGGCGCAATTTTTCGCGCGATGTCAGGAAACGCGTAGTTCGCGTTCAAGGTGCTATCGAGGGAGGCGATGATCGCACCCTTTTCGTCTCGTGAGATGCCCGGCGCCTCGGCAAAAGCGCCCGATGCGCACACGATGGACAAGGCCGACAGCGTTTGAAGCAGACATAAGTGATAGCGCATTCTAAGACTCCCCCTCGGTGAGCCCCGATCATACAATATATTGTGCAATATGTTGTAGAAAAAATAGCTGACCTCGATTTACATTGCACCGACGGCCTGCAGACCTGGTGCAACAACAATCTTGTTCAGTTATCTCGTGGCGATTCAGCCTATCGACTTACAACCGCTTCGGCATCTTGAAGTTGCCCGCCGCCACCGAGCGCCTTGAAAAGCGCCACCGCCGCGCGCGTGGATTCGGTTTGGGCCTGTGTCCGCATGTCAGAGGCCTGTAGCAGCTTGTCGTCGGCCTGAAGAACTTCGATCAGGCTGACAACGCCTTTCTGGTAAGCGGCAAACGAGGATTTTCTCGCCAGCCTGAGCGAGTCGACGCCGTGTGCCAGTATTCCAGCCTGATCTTCGCGCTTCACTAAGTTTGACATCGCGTTTTCGACGTCTTCGGTGGCACGCAAGGCGGCAAGCCGGTAAGCCGCCAAGGCCTCGGCTTCCTGGCCCTTGGCCTGAGCAATCTGTGCATTGATGCGACCGAAGTCGAACAGCCGCCAGCGCAATCCCAGCACTGCGGCGCTCTGGCTGGCGCCACCAGTGAAAAGATGGCCACTGGAAAGCGAGGTCGCGCTACCAATCAGTCCACTCAAGGACAGCTTCGGATAATATTCGGAGACCGCGATGCCGATACGTGCGTTCGACGCAGCAAGGCGGCGTTCCGCCACGATCAGATCAGGACGGCGGCGGAGCAAATCGCCGGGGGATCCTGCTGGCGCAATCTGCGGAGCCGCCGGAAGAGGGCGCACCGTTGCCAGTTCTTCTCTGTGCGTGCCAGGCGGCGTGCCCAACATCACATCCATTGCATTCATGGCGGCCTCCAAACCTGCTTCGAGCGCCGGCACCGCAGCCTTCACTTGAGCCAGCGCGCCCTCGGCCTGTCGCACTTGAAGTTCTGCCGCCAGGCCCTTCCCATACAGCAGATTAATCGTCGCCAACAGTTCTTGTTGCGTCCTGACCTGGCTGCGTGCGATATCCAGACGGGTTTGCAGTCCGCGCATGCTGATGTAAATATCGGCAGTCTGCGCCGCTACCGTCAAGCGGGTTGCTGCCACTCCGGCTGTCGAAGCCTGATATTCGGCAAGTGCGGCTTCCCGTTCGCGACGCAAGCCACCAAATATGTCGAGCTCCCATCCGACGCCGAGGCTGGCCTCGTAAGCGTTGCCGTAACGATCAAAATTCGGCTGTGCGTTGAGAACCTGCCCTAGCGGGGTTTCTACCGATGAGTAGGCGCGTGCCGCCTGAGCATTGACGGCGCCAGAGGGAAGGAGTGCGGCATTAGCTGCCCCGAGTCCTGCCCGCGCCTGGGTCGCGCGCGCAGATGCTTGCGCCAGATCCAGATTTTGCGCCAATGCAAGCGTGACCAGGTGGTTGAGCTGGGGATCACCGAAACCCTCCCACCACGTGGAGAAATCGGCGCCGGCATTGGCATTCCTTTGCTCAACTGCCGCTTGGCCCAGGTATCGTTCTGGCAGATGCGTTTCTGGCCGATTGTAATCAGGTCCGACAGTACAAGCTGTAGAAACACCGGCGACGGCGCACATAATGAGGGTACGTTTGAATAACATGTGACCTTCCACGTCAGAGAAAGAGAAAGTATTTTTAGTGACTATATCACGATATAGTCACTATTTGTGCAAATCTACAACTAGGGGTAAGCTATCGGCCATGATTAAAGCAACCACCATTCCGGGTTCTGCCCGAGGCCCCGTCGACCATGAAGTGCGGGACCAGATCATTTCCGCCGCGACTGCGCACTTTCGCCTCTACGGCTACGAAAAAACGACGGTGTCAGATCTTGCCAAGTCCATCGGTTTTTCCAAGGCATACATCTACAAGTTCTTCGAATCCAAACAGGCCATCGGAGAGCTGATCTGCGCAAATTGCCTGAGCGAAATTGAAACCGACGTCAGGGCGGCCGTTGACAGCGTTGAACGTGCACCCGAGAAGCTGCGGCGGATGTTCAAAGCGATCGTTGAGTCCAGCCAACGGCTGTTCTTCGATGATCGCAAGCTATACGATATTGCTGCCTCGGCCGCTATTGAGCGCTGGCAATCGGTGCGGGCTTACGAGGTTCGCATCCAGCACATGCTGCAGGAAGTGATACGCCAAGGACGCGAAGCGGAGGATTTTGAACGGAAGACCCCGCTCGACGAGGCGGTGAATGCGATTTACCTGGTCATGCGACCTTATCTCAATCCCTTGCTTTTGCAGTACAGCTTGGACCATGCCGAAGATGCACCTGTTCAATTATCCAGCCTGGTACTGCGAAGCTTGTCAAGATAGTCAGACTTTAATAGGTGACCATTGACTTAATTGGTCACTGGTATCAAAATGAAATCCTGTTTAGTTTTTTACGGGATTTCTATGCTGCGCCGTCGACTCGCTTTCTCTGTTGTCATTTCTGTATTGCCATTGGCCTTGATCGCCTGTGGCGAAAAGAAGCAATCTGATCCACGTAACGAAGCCCCGCTCGTGCGGGTGGCAACCGTCCGCGATGCGACGGCTGCGTCCCGTGCATTCACCGGTGTCATTGCTGCCCGAGTGCAAAGTGATCTGAGTTTCCGGGTCGCCGGCAAGGTGCTGGAGCGCCTCGTGGATACCGGACAGTCCGTAAAGCGTGGACAGGTGCTGATGCGCATCGACCCCGTGGACCTGCGGCTTGCCGCACACGCCCAGCAGGAGGCGGTGGCTGCTGCACGCGCCAGGGCACAGCAAACGGCGCAGGACGAGGCGCGCTATCGCGATTTGCGCGGAACTGGCGCGATCTCGGCTTCCAGTTATGACCAGGTCGCGGCGGCCGCAGCGGCGGCCCAGGCTCAACTCAATGCTGCCGAAGCGCAGGCCGAAGTGGCCCGTAACGCCAGCCGTTACACCGAACTGCTGGCGGACGCCGACGGTCTTGTCATGGAAACATTGGCCGAATCCGGCCAAGTCGTGGCCGCTGGGCAGGCTGTGGTGCGCGTGGCCCATACGGGGCGCCGCGAAGCGCTCATCCAGTTGCCGGAAACCTTGCGTCCTGCGGTCGGCTCGGCAGCGCTAGCCACGTTGTTTGGCAAGGAGGGCGCTGCCGTTCCGGCGAAATTGAGGCAGTTATCGGATGCCGCGGACCGGCAAACCCGTACTTTCGAGGCACGCTATGTGCTGGACGGCGAGCTTGACAATACGCCCTTGGGCGCCACCGTCACCATACAAATATTGGACGCGCAGTCCGCCAGACAAGGCGGCATGTCCGTGCCAATCAGCGCACTGTACGATGCGGGGAAAGGGCCGGGAGTCTGGCTTGTCCAGGGGCAGCCCGCAAAGGTGAGCTGGCGGCCGGTAACGGTCCGCAGCCTGGGTGACAACGAGGCGGGGATTGCAGCACAGCTCAAGCAAGGGGACAGGATTGTTGCGCTTGGCACGCACCTGCTGCACGAAGGCGAGCAGGTACGTGTAGCCGATCAGTCGGCCACGACGGCAGGAGCGCGCCCATGAGCACCGGCCGTTTCAATCTGTCGGCGCTTGCCGTGCGCGAGCGCTCCGTCACCCTGTTCCTGATTTGCCTGATCTCATTGGCCGGAATTGTTTCCTTTTTCAAGTTGGGCCGAGCGGAAGATCCTGCCTTCACCGTCAAAGTCATGACGATTGTTAGCGCCTGGCCAGGCGCTACGGCACAAGAGATGCAAGATCAGGTCGCTGAAAAAATCGAGAAGCGCTTGCAGGAGTTGCGCTGGTACGACCGTAGCGAGACTTACACCAGGCCAGGCCTGGCCTTCACGACACTGACGCTGCTGGACAGCACACCGCCGGCGGAAGTGCAGGAGCAGTTCTATCAGGCGCGCAAGAAAGTCGGTGATGAGGCGGGCAACCTGCCGCCAGGCGTGATCGGACCGATGGTCAACGACGAATACGCGGACGTCACTTTTGCCTTGTTCGCGCTGAAGGCCAAGGGCGAAGCGCAACGCTTGCTGGTACGCGACGCGGAGACGTTGCGGCAACGTCTGTTGCACGTCCAGGGCGTCAAAAAGGTCAACATCGTCGGTGAGCAGTCCGAGCGTATCTATGTCGAGTTTTCGCATGCACGCCTGGCAACGTTGGGTGTCAGTCCGCAGGAAGTCTTTGCGGCGCTGAATAGTCAGAATGTCCTCACGCCGGCCGGCTCCGTGGAAACCAAGGGGCCGCAAGTGTTCATACGCCTGGACGGTGCTCTCGATGAATTGCAGAAAATCCGCGACATGCCCGTCGTGGCGCAGGGGCGCACCCTGAAACTGTCGGATATCGC
It encodes the following:
- a CDS encoding efflux RND transporter periplasmic adaptor subunit, encoding MLRRRLAFSVVISVLPLALIACGEKKQSDPRNEAPLVRVATVRDATAASRAFTGVIAARVQSDLSFRVAGKVLERLVDTGQSVKRGQVLMRIDPVDLRLAAHAQQEAVAAARARAQQTAQDEARYRDLRGTGAISASSYDQVAAAAAAAQAQLNAAEAQAEVARNASRYTELLADADGLVMETLAESGQVVAAGQAVVRVAHTGRREALIQLPETLRPAVGSAALATLFGKEGAAVPAKLRQLSDAADRQTRTFEARYVLDGELDNTPLGATVTIQILDAQSARQGGMSVPISALYDAGKGPGVWLVQGQPAKVSWRPVTVRSLGDNEAGIAAQLKQGDRIVALGTHLLHEGEQVRVADQSATTAGARP
- a CDS encoding TetR/AcrR family transcriptional regulator, with translation MIKATTIPGSARGPVDHEVRDQIISAATAHFRLYGYEKTTVSDLAKSIGFSKAYIYKFFESKQAIGELICANCLSEIETDVRAAVDSVERAPEKLRRMFKAIVESSQRLFFDDRKLYDIAASAAIERWQSVRAYEVRIQHMLQEVIRQGREAEDFERKTPLDEAVNAIYLVMRPYLNPLLLQYSLDHAEDAPVQLSSLVLRSLSR
- a CDS encoding zinc-dependent alcohol dehydrogenase, yielding MPTTMKAAVVEQLGQPLVLREVPVPVPGPGQILVKTEACGVCHTDLHAARGDWPVKPSPPFIPGHEGIGLVVAVGTGVTEVQLGDRVGVPWLYSACGHCEHCLAAWETVCAEAQFGGYTKNGGFAEYILADPRYVAHIPAGLSAVQAAPIICAGVTSYKGIKETGARPGQWLAVSGIGGLGHLAIEYALAMGLRVAAVDIDEGKLEHARALGAEVTINARQGDPVAALREATGGGAHGVLITAPSIDAFQQGVAMTRKRGTCVLVGLPPGDFPTPLFDVVANCVTIRGSFVGTRQDMAEALAFAATGKVKAGIELQPLSAINEIFSRLEQGKVASRVVLDFSRN
- a CDS encoding MarR family transcriptional regulator, whose product is MTKGTPHPAAIDDTVFLGRAVERLSVLIAEQSKTVFDTMGIVIPVRSCSLMTVLATLGTASASDLARELGHSHQLVMQKIPKLLRLGLIQYQNDDNDGRRRLFKPTEEGLSQLAKFEQCTVLIRAAYAGLFAEVGDVRQFVDRAADALNERPLDKRINAPV
- a CDS encoding S41 family peptidase; the encoded protein is MRYHLCLLQTLSALSIVCASGAFAEAPGISRDEKGAIIASLDSTLNANYAFPDIARKIAPVLQERLKKGDYDSATTKAEFASKLTDDLIKVSGDLHFFVGADAKWIAEFKAKATPALKTKIRKEELSTLEESNFGFDEVARLTGNIGYIRFSYFADPELAYDTAASVMRFVGNTDALIIDLRYNNGGHLEMAQFLASYFFSSEKDQLLFDYYYNEDGKRIQRGQWVLPGLPGKRMVDKPVYILTGSTSFSSAEWFSYALKKLGRATLIGERTAGGAHPVARKPINDDFFVQVPIGQIQDPVDHGDFEGTGVQPDIPSPSIRALPLAHKLALENLAKTDDARRSEFAWLLPSLTAAIERPRVDAGMLTKAAGKYEGRQLILDNGTLYYIWRDRFRVALEPIGPDLFAVEGVSDFRYRLNALRGKVTALERVNKDGSIQRYKRLD
- a CDS encoding cytochrome c/FTR1 family iron permease; its protein translation is MFSSIKKWLVCYPLVAASLLLAGGAQAQVADQDAGAKQLWQLIDYVAVDYSGAVEHGKVVSEAEYAEMLDFTDNATTQIAALPAHASKAAIAAAIADLRAAVVAKADGVEVKRLAHHANGLLIAAYPIPVAPKVLPNLARGAALYAAQCASCHGVAGGGDGPLAASLEPKPIAFTDGERAQSRSLMALYQVISQGVAGTSMASFGQLSENERWDLAFYIGGMSHDAAASARGEKLWQDDPRAKKLYADLAAVTTLTQEAAAAKLGAEEAQALTAYLRSNPGMAEAHKPAGLALSRLRLAESLAAMHAGDRVGATRLGLSAYLDGFEPIEPMVGARNKSLLLAVENAMLAYRSAVAKGTVADADAAGEKLQQLFTHVEAELGDAKAEPMTTFIGALTILLREGVEALLIVIGIIAFLRKAKRNDVLPYVHAGWASALVAGGLTWVAATYLVTISGASREVSEGLGSVFAALVLLSVGLWMHQKSSAGRWQEYLHEKLTAAMSRRSAWGLFALAFIAVYREVFETVLFYSALAADGNGGALLGGFLVAIVLLVVIAWALLRTSARMPIGKFFSLTSAFVAVLAVILMGKGVAALQEAGWVGVTPVDFMRIDLLGILPTLETLLAQAAILAIIVAGYGWNRVSAGKRKLA
- a CDS encoding TolC family protein, whose translation is MLFKRTLIMCAVAGVSTACTVGPDYNRPETHLPERYLGQAAVEQRNANAGADFSTWWEGFGDPQLNHLVTLALAQNLDLAQASARATQARAGLGAANAALLPSGAVNAQAARAYSSVETPLGQVLNAQPNFDRYGNAYEASLGVGWELDIFGGLRREREAALAEYQASTAGVAATRLTVAAQTADIYISMRGLQTRLDIARSQVRTQQELLATINLLYGKGLAAELQVRQAEGALAQVKAAVPALEAGLEAAMNAMDVMLGTPPGTHREELATVRPLPAAPQIAPAGSPGDLLRRRPDLIVAERRLAASNARIGIAVSEYYPKLSLSGLIGSATSLSSGHLFTGGASQSAAVLGLRWRLFDFGRINAQIAQAKGQEAEALAAYRLAALRATEDVENAMSNLVKREDQAGILAHGVDSLRLARKSSFAAYQKGVVSLIEVLQADDKLLQASDMRTQAQTESTRAAVALFKALGGGGQLQDAEAVVSR
- a CDS encoding amidohydrolase family protein, whose product is MLDKAVAHGWPVLVHANGDKAVEYVLDSYAQVLTPRQGGLSEEEARRRRQLRLRVEHASLLNDNAISKMAELQLNPSFLIGHVGYWGYTFQSTIFGQERAQLLDRCHSALQAGMHISLHSDHFVSPLGPLRMMEQAVFRTMEGAPGKEVLNQEERLSRIAALRAVTLDAAWHCHMDHLVGSLEAGKRADLVILAQDPLDETVRKIRDIVVEETWLAGVRVHSKST